The Flavobacterium sp. 140616W15 sequence GCACCAAGTAAGATAAAATACAAACTTAAAATGGTCGATTGTAAAAACTGTTGTTTCGTTTTAATCGAAATTAATTTATGTAGGTATTCATTATTACTCTGGTTGCTGTCTATAGTTTTATAAAATGAAGCCAGTTTATTGTAAACAAATAAATACATTGCCATTGCCAGAACAGTTAAAATGATTCCGATTTTGGTCGAAATATATTCAGGCTGATAATGATACCAAATAAAAATTATAAATACACTCGTAGCAATAAGTAAGATGTTTGTTAGAATCATTTTCGTTAAACTTCCTCTTTTAAATTGTTTTAGTTTAGAAAGTAGCTCGTCTATATTGGGCTGACTTACGGTTTGTTTTTTCCATAAATCTTTAAAGTCTATATTATTGTCCATTTTCTTTAAATTTTTGAGTTAGTTTTTCTTTAATTCTATGAATTTTCACTCTTATATTCGCTTCTGAGAGCCCTACGATTTTAGCTATTTCGGCTTGTTTTACATCTTCTAGTTCGAGCGAAATAATAATACGGTCCGTTTCTGGTAATTCGGCGATGCATTTGTATAAAAACTGAATTTGTGGTTCTAGCGAATATTCTTTTTCCTCGGTAATATGTGCCGGAAGTTCTGATTTTGGAAAACGTTTTCCTTTTTCTATTTGTTTAAGGCAATTATTAGATGCAATCCTAAAAATCCAGCTTCCGATATTGGCTTCGTTTCTAAAAGTGTGGAGTTTTTTCCAAATAATAATAAATGTTTCCTGCGCGATATCCTGTGCAATGCTGTAATCATTTACGTAACCCATGCACAACCTAAATACCTTTTCCCAATAGGATTTATATAGCTGTTCAAACTCCATTATTTCGATTTTATAAAGTTGGTTAGTTGGGTTAAATACCAATCTTTGTCATCATACATGATAAAATGTAATCCTTTGTTAGCGTATTGAAGATTAGCATTTTTTAAGTTTTTATATTGAGCTTCGATTGCAGGTTTCATGTTTACAAAATAAGCTTCAAGTAATATGAGTGAAGGACATTTTATGGTTGCGATTTTATCTCTCAAATCTGTGTTTGAAAAATCACAAAACATTTCGGCAAATGTTTTTCTGTCGGATTTAACACTCCAGCTAAGTAATAAATCTTGTTTTGTAGTATCTTCTAAAAGTCTTGGAAGGTATTTTTTTTGATTTTCAGAAAATTGCTCATCAGACATTGCTGTCATTTTATTGATTATTGGTGTACAATCATTATTTTCTTTTGCTTTAAAAGAAGGATCCATTAAAGCCGACAAACAAGGAAGAGCATCAACTACTATAATTTTACCTATCAATTCCGGATAATCAGCGGCGAGAGCCAGGGCAAGTCCGCCACCCATACTATGACCGACTATAATTGGTTTTTCGATTTTGTTTGCTTTTATGTAATTAGCGATTTCTGTTTCCCAATTTATAAAAGAAGCATTTGGTTGTGGTTTTACTCCTGCAAAACCCGCCATTGTAAAAACATAACAGGTAAAATCTTTTTCGAAGTTAGGTTTTGTTTCGTTCCACACATCTCCAGAACTAGCAAATCCTGGTAAGAAGATTATAGATTGTTTTCCTTTTCCGGTTTTGGTAATTTCAAACGGATACGATTTTGTTTGTCCGAATACATTTAAACATAATGCTGAAAATAAAAGGGCGATAACTAAGAAGATATACTTTTTCATTTTAATAGTTTTTAGTTGTTAAATGATAGAATTTGCCTTTTAGATACGGGAGTTATTAAAATGTTACAAATGTTAAAAATATTTTTGATTAATTGTTGTTTAGTTTTTTGTATATCCGTTAGTTGAGCCTGTAGAGACGGGTAAGTAGAGGCACGTCGCAGTGTGTCTTCGCATGCATGATCGTTTCCTAAAAAATGTACAGACGTAAGACGGACTGCGGTGCGTCTCTACAATAATACGTGGGTAAATATTGATGATTCTCTTGTAGAATTTATTGTGGAGATCCTTCGACTTCGCTCAGGAGGACAAACTAGGTGCAAAAAAAATCCAAACCCCAACAAAAGTTGGAATTTGGAATTTATAAAATATTGTAAATGGAATTATTTATCCAACCAAATTAATGATTTTTCCAGGAACGATAATTACTTTATTTGGTGTTCTGCCATCTAATTGTTTTATAGTTCTTTCGTCTTTCATAATGATTTCTTCGATTTGTTCTTTTGTTAAATCCAAAGGCAATTCGATTGTAAAACGCATCTTTCCATTAAATGAAACTGGATATTCTTTACTACTTTCTACTAAAAATTTAGGTTCAAAAGTAGGGAAGGCAACAGCTGCAATAGATGTTGAATGTCCTAATAAAGACCATAATTCTTCAGCGATATGTGGCGCATAAGGCGAAATTACAATTGCCAAAGGTTCAAGTATAGCACGAGAATGACAGTTTTGCGTAGACAATTCATTTACACAAATCATAAACTGAGAAACTGAGGTATTAAAAGAAAAACTCTCAATGTCTTCTACCACTTTTTTAATGGTTTTGTGCAATGATTTTAAGTTGTCTTTTGTTGGCTCATCATTGGTAATAATTAAGCCATTGTCATCAAAATACAAACGACATAGTTTTTTTAAGAAACCAAATACTCCCGAAATTCCAGCAGTATTCCAAGGTTTAGCTTGCTCTAACGGCCCTAAGAACATTTCGTATAAACGTAATGTATCAGCACCATATTCATTACAAATATCATCTGGTGTAACTACATTGTAATATGATTTCGACATTTTTTCGACTTCACGCCCTACAATATATTTACCATTTTCATCAAAAATAAATTCGGCAGTATTAAAATCTTCTCTCCAAGCTTTGAATCTTTCAATGTCTAATTCATCTGAAGAGTTCACGAAATGAACGTCAACACGAATTGGTTGTACGTTTTGACCTTCAATTTTGTTTTTAGATACAAAAGTGTTCGTTCCTTCAAGTCTATAAACATAAGCAGTAGTTCCTAAGATCATTCCCTGATTGATCAGTTTTTTGAATGGTTCTTCAGTTGGAGCAAAGCCTTTGTCTTTTAAGAATTTGTTCCAAAAACGAGAATACAATAAATGTCCAGTTGCGTGCTCGCTTCCTCCAATATACAAATCGACACTTTCCCAGTATGCTATAGCTTCTTTGCTTGCAAATTCGTTTTCGTTATGCGCATCCATATAACGCATCCAGTACCAAGAACTTCCTGCCCAACCTGGCATAGTGTTTAGTTCAAGAGGAAAAATCGTCACGTTATCAACTAAATCAGTATTTACAACTGTATTCGTTTTAGTATCCCAAGCCCAAACTGCTGCATTTCCTAAAGGAGGCAATCCATCTTCGGTCGGTAAATATTTTTCTACTTCAGGCAAAATAATTGGTAAATGTTGCGCTGCAATCATTTGTGGCAACCCATTTACATAATATACTGGGAAAGGCTCTCCCCAATAACGCTGACGAGAGAATACTGCATCACGCAAACGATAATTGGTTTTTCCTGTTCCTTGATTTATTTTTTCTAATTCAGCAATTGCTAATTGAGTTGCCTCTTTATAACTTAATCCGTTTAAGAAATCAGAATTTGCAATTTCTACATTGTCTTTCGAGCCATAAGCTGTTTCAGAAATGTCAACATTTGCAAAGATATTTTTGATTTCTGGCATTCCGTTTTGACCTTTAAAGAAATTTGAAAAAGCATAATCTCTTTCGTCTCCACAAGGAACTGCCATTACCGCACCTGTTCCATATCCTGCCAAAACATAATCGCCAATCCAAACCGGAATTGGTTCTTTTGTAAAAGGGTGTTCAGCATAAGCACCAGTAAATACACCAGAAATGGTTTTTACATCAGCCATACGCTCACGTTCAGAACGTTTCGCTGTTTTTTCGATATAGGCTTCAATAGCTGCTTTTTGTTCTGGAGTTGTAATCTCAGCAACCAAAGGATGTTCAGGAGCCAATGTCATAAACGTAACCCCGAAGATTGTGTCAGGACGAGTCGTGAAAACTTCTATTGCTCTGGGCTCAGAGCCCTGGGCTGAGGGCACTACACGGAAAGAAACCATTGCTCCAACTGATTTTCCAATCCAGTTACGTTGACTTTCTTTGATGCTTTCGCTCCAGTCAATATCGTTAAGACCTTGTAATAAACGTTCTGCATAGGCAGAAATGCGCATGCTCCATTGTGTCATCTTTTTACGGATTACAGGATAGCCACCACGCTCAGAAACACCGTTTACGATTTCGTCATTTGCCAAAACAGTTCCTAAACCAGGACACCAGTTTACTTCGGTTTCTGCTAAATAAGTTAATCTGTATTGTAATAAGATTTTTTGTTGTTCATCAGATGAAAACGATGTCCATTCGCTTGACGAAAATCCTACAATATTATCATCGCAAACTGCATTTACAGTTGCATTTCCTTCTTTTTCGAAAATAGAAATCAAAGTCGAAATGTCTTCGGCTTTATCTGAATCTTTATTGTACCAAGAATTAAACAATTGAATAAAAATCCATTGTGTATGCTTGTAATAATCAGGATTTGAAGTACGAACTTCTCTATCCCAATCAAATGAGAATCCTATTTTATCTAATTGTTTTCTGTATCCAGCAATTTGCTTTCCTTCTTTATCTACACCACCATCAATGTTTACACGAGTAGTGTCTTCAGGACGTTGACCTGTTTGTATAGCATATTGTTCAGCAGGCAATCCGAAGCTATCATAGCCCATTGGATGCAAAACATTAAACCCTTGATGTCTTTTAAAACGAGAATACACATCAGAAGCAATATAACCTAGCGGATGACCAACGTGTAATCCTGCTCCAGACGGATAAGGAAACATATCGAGTACATAATGTTTTGGTTTTTCGGAGTTATTCTCGGCTGCAAAAGTTTTATTGTCTGCCCAATATTTTTGCCATTTGGCGTCTATTTCAATCGGATTGTATTTCATTCCCTACTTTAATTTTATTTTTAATGGAGTCGTGCTTTCGCTTACTCAAGTCATTTTTATGGTTCAAAGGTTTAAAGTGACGGAGATTCAAAGGTTCAGTCACAATAATAATAAGTTCGCAAATTTACATTTATTGTACGAAAGTTAAAACTTTGGCCGTTATTAACTTCAAATAATGAAATTCTTTATTATTTTTACCACATAATTTAAGCAAACTATGAGTTCTAACTTTGATAAATTTCAAAAACGCAGGTTAATTTCCTCTTATTTTTCGGTTGTATTAAGTGTATTTCTGGTTTTATTCCTTTTGGGAGTACTAGGGTTATTCATTATTAATTCTAAAAAACTAGCGGATGACTTTAAAGAAAAAATCGCTATGACGGTTTTCTTTAAGAACGAAGCTAATGATAGTATTATAAAAGCATTCAACGCCGAGTTAAAAAGAGCTCCTTTTGCTAGATCATTTGTTTATGTTACTAAAGAAGAGGCAGCTAAACAGCATACTGATATTATTGGTGAAGATTTCCTAACGTTTTTAGGAGAGAATCCGTTGTTAAATTCGTATGATATTCACTTAAAAGCTGATTATGTAGTTAAAGATAGTATCGCTAAAATAGAAAGTCGCTTACGTAAAAATACTATGATTTCTGATATTGTTTATGATAAGCAATTGGTAAATCTGGTTAATGATAATATCAAAAAAGTGAGTATGTGGATTTTAATTGTTAGTGGATTTTTAACTGTAATCGCAGTATTACTTATTAATAGTTCATTGCGCTTATCAATACATTCTAATCGATTTATCATTAAAACAATGCAAATGGTAGGTGCTACAAAATCATTTATTCGTAAGCCATTTGTAATGCGAAGTATTAAACTAGGATTAATAGGTGCAGGTTTAGCTATTGTTGCTTTGGTTGGATTATTAATTTATGTAGATACCAATTTCCCAGGACTTGGAATAATGGAAGATAAAGCACTTATCGGATTAGTTTTATTGACGGTTTTAGGAATCGGAGTATTGATAACTTGGTTAAGTACACACTTTGCAACACAACGTTTCTTAAATTTAAGAACTGACGATTTATATTAATAAAATGAGCTTACCTGAGACTTTGTCAAGGGACAAAAAAATAAAAATGGAAAATAAACAAGAGCAAAATAAAAAGGAATTTCTTTTTGATAAAGTAAATTATAAAATTTTATTGATTGGAATTGGTGTAATTGCATTAGGATTTATTCTGATGGCAGGTGGTGGAAGTAATGATCCAAATGTTTTTAATGAAGCGATCTTTAATTTTAGACGTATTCGTTTAGCTCCAACTACTGTTTTGATAGGTTTTGGAATTACAATTTATGCAATTCTTAAAAATCCTAAAAAAGCATAAATGGATACTTTACAAGCTATTGTTTTAGCCATTATTGAAGGAATTACAGAGTTTTTACCTGTTTCTTCAACTGGTCATATGATTATTGCCTCTTCTTTTTTTGGAATTGCCCATGATGATTTTACAAAACTTTTTACAATTGTAATTCAGCTAGGAGCTATTCTTTCGGTAGTCGTTTTGTATTTCAAACGTTTTTTTCAAACGCTTGATTTTTACTTTAAATTATTAGTGGCATTTATACCAGCAGTTATTTTAGGATTATTATTAAGTGATGTTATAGATGGTTTATTAGAAAACCCCGTTACAGTTGCAGTTTCACTTTTAATAGGTGGAGTTATTTTGCTAAAAGTAGATGAATGGTTTAATAATCCAAATACAGTCGAAACTTCACAAGAAATAACCTATTCACAAGCTTTAAAAATTGGATTGTTCCAGTGTTTGGCAATGATTCCAGGAGTTTCAAGAAGTGGGGCGAGTATAGTAGGAGGGATGTCGCAAAAATTGTCAAGAACAACAGCGGCTGAGTTTTCATTCTTTTTGGCAGTTCCTACCATGTTTGGAGCAACCGCTAAAAAATGTTATGATTATTATAAAGCAGGATTTGAATTATCACATGATCAAGTTAATTTATTGATTATTGGTAATATAGTAGCTTTTGTAGTAGCACTTTTGGCTATTAAAACCTTTATAGGATTTTTGACTAAAAACGGATTCAAAGTATTTGGATACTACCGTATTATTGCAGGGATTGTGTTGTTATTAATACATTTCTTTATTCATCCGCTTACAATTATATAATGATTACTCCCGAAGATTTTTTAAATGGACAAGTTTTACTGATAGATAAACCTTTAAACTGGAGTTCTTTTCAGGCAGTGAATAAATTAAAATATGCATTAATAAATAAGGTTGGACTTCCTAAGAAATTCAAAATTGGTCATGCAGGCACATTAGATCCTTTGGCGACTGGATTGTTGCTTATTTGTACTGGGAAGTTTACCAAAAGAATTTCTGAGTTACAAGGTCAAGCCAAAGAGTATACTGGTACTTTCTTTATTGGAGCTACAACGCCTTCTTATGACTTAGAAACCGAAATCGATCAGACTTTTCCAACAGCACATATCGATGAGGTGCTTATTCATGAAACAGTAAAACAGTTTTTGGGCGAAATAGATCAGAAGCCACCAATATATTCTGCTATAAAAAAAGATGGCGTTCGTTTGTATGAACACGCACGTGCTGGTGAGACTATCGAAATTGCAAGCCGAAAAACTACTATTCATGAGTTTGAAATTACAAGAATCGCACTTCCAGAAATTGATTTTAGAGTAGTTTGTAGTAAAGGAACTTATATTCGTTCGCTTGCCTTTGATTTTGGAAAAACTATGAATTCAGGTTCACATTTAACAGCTTTACGCCGTACCAAAATTGGGGATTACGATGTGAAAAATGCGACTGATGTTACTTTGTTTGAAGAAAGTTTATAAAGATTTTTTGTATTGAGCAGTAGCTAATAGATTTTAGTTTTATAATATCATTTTTGAAGACTCTCAGTTTAGTATTATTTTTTGTAATTTAGACTACTGTTTAGAAAAACAAAAAGATGAAAAATCTACTTCAGGTATTTTTTTTGATAGTAACAATGTCATGTTATTGTCAAATAAAAAATCAAAATTTTGTATCAACTGATATTGATAATTTTTGGAATGCATACGAGAAAATTATTTCTACAAAAGATAGCGTTCAACAATATAATTTCTTAAAAGATTTTTATATTGATAAAGGAACTCTGGGTTTGAAAAGTCTAATAGAAGTTCGAAATTATACCGCAGAAGACTTTATTAATTCGATAAATAAATATTCTAAATTCTGGAATTCACTAAAGCCAAATACTTTAAGTTGCAATGAACTTTATCCAGAAATTGAAGCTGATATAAATAAACTCAAACAGGCTTACCCTAATTTAAAGCCTTCAACTATTTACTTTTCTATTGGGGCATTTAGAACTAATGGAACCATACAAGGCGATCGGATTTTAATTGGTAGCGAACTGAGTTTGGCAGATGAAACTACTATTATTGACGAATTACCGCTGTGGCGCCAATCTTTTTATAAAGAATATAATCCAAGAAAAAATATTGCATTATTATGTACGCATGAGTATATACATACCCAACAAAAAGAATTAGTAGAGAACTTACTTTCGATGTGCTTGTATGAGGGTGTTGCAGAATTTATTTCCTGTAAAGTTACAGGTAAGCAATCTAATAGTCCAGCAATAGAATTCGGAAAAAATAATCAACAGAAAGTGATAGATTTATTTATTTCGGATTTATATCTTGCTAAAAATAACTATAATTGGTTGTGGGGTGAGAATAAAAATGTTTTAAAAATAAGGGACTTGGGGTATTACGTTGGTTATGAAATTTGCGAGCGCTACTACAATTTGTCCAAAGATAAAGTAAAGGCAGTTAAGACCCTCATTGAGCTTGATTATAACAACGAAAAAGAAGTAGAACGGATTGTAGATGCAACAAAACTGTTCCCAGAAAGTTTAGAGAAGTTAAAGCATGATTATGAAAAACGACAGCCAAAGGTTGTATCTATTAAGCCTTTCAAAAATGGGAGTAAAAAAGTAAAACCAGGATTGACAGAAATCACAATTACATTTTCAGAGCCATTAAACGGATATGATGCTGGATTAGACTTTGGGCCTTTAGGGAAAGATTTTTGTCCTAAAATAAACTCAGAAAGAGTTTGGGCATCTGATTTAAAATCGTGGAGTTTTAAAGCAGACTTAAAACCAGACCAAGAATATCAGATATTAATAACGAATAGTTTTAAAAAACAAGACGGAACAAGATTAAAACCATATTTGATAAATTTTAAAACGAATAAATAGTTTCTGTACAAAGTAAAAAAAAAGCACATTACTAATAGTAATGTGCTAATACCTCATTCTAGAGTATTGTTGTTTCATACTGTGTCTTTGGAGTTAATAATGAGATATGTTTTTTCCTCCAAATAAAAATGTCGAAAAAAAATCGTAAAACCTTTCGAATAACTTTTTCATAATAGGGTATTTTTAAATTGTTAGACATTAAATAAACACCAATAAAATAAGCAAGTAATAGAAGTGGGATTCTTGTTACAAGATACGATTTTTTAATTAAAAATAAAATTTTTTTAAGCCCTAATCATTTGTCTTCAGTTGGTTAGCTATTTTTTACTTTATGAGGGCTTTATTATAAAGGTTGCGGTCAATTGAGTTTAACGATTTTCCATGATTTCCATGATCTCTTCTTGAGTCGAAATTCCTTTGTCGTGTAAGTACCACAATTGTAAATTTGTTTTAATGGTTTCATCAATAACTCCAAATTCTTTTTTGTAATTATTGACCAATTCAATTGCATCTTTTGGGCGTGGTCCCCAATCGGCAATAACTTCAAGTTTCTCTTTGTCAATAATAATTAATTTCGGAATTGCTTTTCCTCCATTTGTCAAAAATAAATTCATTAGATCCGGATTTTCATCACGAAGTACAATTTTTAGTTCGATTTTGTCATTGGATGCGGTTGCCATTTTATAAATAATTGGCAATAATTGTGCAGCATCACCACACCAACCTTCAGAAATAACGAGCCAAATATAATTCTTGCGAAGGTTTTGTAGCTTAGAAATTGTTGTTTCGGTAATTTTTATTGTTTTTTCTAACCGATTCATTCTAGTTTCATTCAAGCTAGTATAATGAGTTAGATCCTCAGATTGTTCGGATCCTGTTGATTTCCCTTCAGCTAATAAAGCAGTAACTATTTTTCTGTATTCGGTGTATGAATAGCTGTTGGACAGGGCATTGGTGATACTTTTTTGCATAAATTTATTTTTTTATGTGGAATACAAATTTACAGATTTAAAAGAAATAGATACTGATTTTTGTCATATTGCATCCTAAATGCATTATTTAAATTGAGCTTTTTAGATAAAAGTTAGAAGATAAATTAATTTTTTTAAAACACTATTTTTAAAAATGAGAATATGTCTATATTTGCACAAACCAACGCAACATAGAAATGAAATACAAAAGAATTCTTCTTAAATTAAGTGGAGAAGCCTTAATGGGAGATTTACAATACGGAATTGACCCAAAGAGATTGGACGAATATGCAGAAGAAATTAAGCAGATTCATGCAAAGGGAGTAGAAATTGCCATTGTAATTGGAGGAGGAAATATTTTTAGAGGAGTTTCTGGGGTAAGTTCAGGAATGGATAGAGTACAGGGTGATTATATGGGAATGCTTGCTACCGTAATTAACGGAATGGCATTACAAGGAGCTTTGGAAAATAAAGGAATGTTAACACGTTTGCAAACGGCTCTAAAAATCGAATCAATTGCAGAACCTTATATTAAAAGACGAGCTGTGCGTCACCTTGAGAAAAACAGAATTGTAATTTTTGGTGCAGGTACAGGAAATCCTTACTTTACAACAGATACTGCAGCAGTTTTAAGAGGTATCGAAATTAATGCAGATGTTATCTTAAAAGGAACTCGTGTTGATGGTGTTTATGATTCTGATCCAGAGAAAAATGCAGCTGCTGTAAAATTTGATTTTATCTCTTTTGAAGATGTGCTTAAAAAAGGATTAAATGTAATGGATACTACCGCTTTTACATTAAGTCAGGAAAATAAATTACCAATTGTAGTTTTTGATATGAATAAAATCGGAAATTTATTGAAAATTTGCGAAGGTGAAAATATCGGAACTGTAGTAAATATCTAGAGTACTTAGATTTTTCTAAATTTTGACAATCTTTTAGAGGAATCATTAAAAAAATAAAATTATATTAGTTAGTAAATTAAACGAATCATTTGTAGGGATCTAAAAATTGAATCGTCTAAAAATCTAAAAATCTAAAAAAAATGACTGAAGAAATCGAATTTATCTTAGATAGCACTAAAGAATCAATGGCAAATTCTATTGCGCATTTAGAAAAAGAATTTCTAAATATTCGTGCAGGAAAAGCATCTCCGGCTATGCTAGGGAGTGTTTTTGTAGATTATTATGGTTCAGCAACACCGCTGTCGCAAGTAGCAAAAATTAGTGTACCTGATGCAAGAACAATTACTTTGCAACCTTTTGAAAAAAATATGTTGCAAGCAATTGAAAAAGCAATTATGGTAGCTAATATTGGATTTAATCCAATGAATAACGGAGATGTGATCATTATCAGCGTTCCGCCATTAACAGAAGAGCGTCGTAGAGATTTGGCAAAACAAGCAAAATCAGAAGCAGAAGATGCTAAAATTGGTGTGAGAAACGTTCGTAAAGATGCTAACACAGATA is a genomic window containing:
- the leuS gene encoding leucine--tRNA ligase, producing the protein MKYNPIEIDAKWQKYWADNKTFAAENNSEKPKHYVLDMFPYPSGAGLHVGHPLGYIASDVYSRFKRHQGFNVLHPMGYDSFGLPAEQYAIQTGQRPEDTTRVNIDGGVDKEGKQIAGYRKQLDKIGFSFDWDREVRTSNPDYYKHTQWIFIQLFNSWYNKDSDKAEDISTLISIFEKEGNATVNAVCDDNIVGFSSSEWTSFSSDEQQKILLQYRLTYLAETEVNWCPGLGTVLANDEIVNGVSERGGYPVIRKKMTQWSMRISAYAERLLQGLNDIDWSESIKESQRNWIGKSVGAMVSFRVVPSAQGSEPRAIEVFTTRPDTIFGVTFMTLAPEHPLVAEITTPEQKAAIEAYIEKTAKRSERERMADVKTISGVFTGAYAEHPFTKEPIPVWIGDYVLAGYGTGAVMAVPCGDERDYAFSNFFKGQNGMPEIKNIFANVDISETAYGSKDNVEIANSDFLNGLSYKEATQLAIAELEKINQGTGKTNYRLRDAVFSRQRYWGEPFPVYYVNGLPQMIAAQHLPIILPEVEKYLPTEDGLPPLGNAAVWAWDTKTNTVVNTDLVDNVTIFPLELNTMPGWAGSSWYWMRYMDAHNENEFASKEAIAYWESVDLYIGGSEHATGHLLYSRFWNKFLKDKGFAPTEEPFKKLINQGMILGTTAYVYRLEGTNTFVSKNKIEGQNVQPIRVDVHFVNSSDELDIERFKAWREDFNTAEFIFDENGKYIVGREVEKMSKSYYNVVTPDDICNEYGADTLRLYEMFLGPLEQAKPWNTAGISGVFGFLKKLCRLYFDDNGLIITNDEPTKDNLKSLHKTIKKVVEDIESFSFNTSVSQFMICVNELSTQNCHSRAILEPLAIVISPYAPHIAEELWSLLGHSTSIAAVAFPTFEPKFLVESSKEYPVSFNGKMRFTIELPLDLTKEQIEEIIMKDERTIKQLDGRTPNKVIIVPGKIINLVG
- a CDS encoding thioredoxin family protein, whose product is MQKSITNALSNSYSYTEYRKIVTALLAEGKSTGSEQSEDLTHYTSLNETRMNRLEKTIKITETTISKLQNLRKNYIWLVISEGWCGDAAQLLPIIYKMATASNDKIELKIVLRDENPDLMNLFLTNGGKAIPKLIIIDKEKLEVIADWGPRPKDAIELVNNYKKEFGVIDETIKTNLQLWYLHDKGISTQEEIMEIMENR
- a CDS encoding alpha/beta fold hydrolase; the encoded protein is MKKYIFLVIALLFSALCLNVFGQTKSYPFEITKTGKGKQSIIFLPGFASSGDVWNETKPNFEKDFTCYVFTMAGFAGVKPQPNASFINWETEIANYIKANKIEKPIIVGHSMGGGLALALAADYPELIGKIIVVDALPCLSALMDPSFKAKENNDCTPIINKMTAMSDEQFSENQKKYLPRLLEDTTKQDLLLSWSVKSDRKTFAEMFCDFSNTDLRDKIATIKCPSLILLEAYFVNMKPAIEAQYKNLKNANLQYANKGLHFIMYDDKDWYLTQLTNFIKSK
- a CDS encoding DUF3098 domain-containing protein, producing MENKQEQNKKEFLFDKVNYKILLIGIGVIALGFILMAGGGSNDPNVFNEAIFNFRRIRLAPTTVLIGFGITIYAILKNPKKA
- a CDS encoding RNA polymerase sigma factor; protein product: MEFEQLYKSYWEKVFRLCMGYVNDYSIAQDIAQETFIIIWKKLHTFRNEANIGSWIFRIASNNCLKQIEKGKRFPKSELPAHITEEKEYSLEPQIQFLYKCIAELPETDRIIISLELEDVKQAEIAKIVGLSEANIRVKIHRIKEKLTQKFKENGQ
- the frr gene encoding ribosome recycling factor; its protein translation is MTEEIEFILDSTKESMANSIAHLEKEFLNIRAGKASPAMLGSVFVDYYGSATPLSQVAKISVPDARTITLQPFEKNMLQAIEKAIMVANIGFNPMNNGDVIIISVPPLTEERRRDLAKQAKSEAEDAKIGVRNVRKDANTDIKKLEKEGTSEDVCKSAEEEVQNLTNSYIKKIDELLANKEAEIMKV
- a CDS encoding ABC transporter permease, with protein sequence MSSNFDKFQKRRLISSYFSVVLSVFLVLFLLGVLGLFIINSKKLADDFKEKIAMTVFFKNEANDSIIKAFNAELKRAPFARSFVYVTKEEAAKQHTDIIGEDFLTFLGENPLLNSYDIHLKADYVVKDSIAKIESRLRKNTMISDIVYDKQLVNLVNDNIKKVSMWILIVSGFLTVIAVLLINSSLRLSIHSNRFIIKTMQMVGATKSFIRKPFVMRSIKLGLIGAGLAIVALVGLLIYVDTNFPGLGIMEDKALIGLVLLTVLGIGVLITWLSTHFATQRFLNLRTDDLY
- a CDS encoding undecaprenyl-diphosphate phosphatase — translated: MDTLQAIVLAIIEGITEFLPVSSTGHMIIASSFFGIAHDDFTKLFTIVIQLGAILSVVVLYFKRFFQTLDFYFKLLVAFIPAVILGLLLSDVIDGLLENPVTVAVSLLIGGVILLKVDEWFNNPNTVETSQEITYSQALKIGLFQCLAMIPGVSRSGASIVGGMSQKLSRTTAAEFSFFLAVPTMFGATAKKCYDYYKAGFELSHDQVNLLIIGNIVAFVVALLAIKTFIGFLTKNGFKVFGYYRIIAGIVLLLIHFFIHPLTII
- the truB gene encoding tRNA pseudouridine(55) synthase TruB → MTPEDFLNGQVLLIDKPLNWSSFQAVNKLKYALINKVGLPKKFKIGHAGTLDPLATGLLLICTGKFTKRISELQGQAKEYTGTFFIGATTPSYDLETEIDQTFPTAHIDEVLIHETVKQFLGEIDQKPPIYSAIKKDGVRLYEHARAGETIEIASRKTTIHEFEITRIALPEIDFRVVCSKGTYIRSLAFDFGKTMNSGSHLTALRRTKIGDYDVKNATDVTLFEESL
- the pyrH gene encoding UMP kinase translates to MKYKRILLKLSGEALMGDLQYGIDPKRLDEYAEEIKQIHAKGVEIAIVIGGGNIFRGVSGVSSGMDRVQGDYMGMLATVINGMALQGALENKGMLTRLQTALKIESIAEPYIKRRAVRHLEKNRIVIFGAGTGNPYFTTDTAAVLRGIEINADVILKGTRVDGVYDSDPEKNAAAVKFDFISFEDVLKKGLNVMDTTAFTLSQENKLPIVVFDMNKIGNLLKICEGENIGTVVNI
- a CDS encoding DUF2268 domain-containing putative Zn-dependent protease (predicted Zn-dependent protease with a strongly conserved HExxH motif) encodes the protein MKNLLQVFFLIVTMSCYCQIKNQNFVSTDIDNFWNAYEKIISTKDSVQQYNFLKDFYIDKGTLGLKSLIEVRNYTAEDFINSINKYSKFWNSLKPNTLSCNELYPEIEADINKLKQAYPNLKPSTIYFSIGAFRTNGTIQGDRILIGSELSLADETTIIDELPLWRQSFYKEYNPRKNIALLCTHEYIHTQQKELVENLLSMCLYEGVAEFISCKVTGKQSNSPAIEFGKNNQQKVIDLFISDLYLAKNNYNWLWGENKNVLKIRDLGYYVGYEICERYYNLSKDKVKAVKTLIELDYNNEKEVERIVDATKLFPESLEKLKHDYEKRQPKVVSIKPFKNGSKKVKPGLTEITITFSEPLNGYDAGLDFGPLGKDFCPKINSERVWASDLKSWSFKADLKPDQEYQILITNSFKKQDGTRLKPYLINFKTNK